The Longimicrobium sp. genome includes a region encoding these proteins:
- a CDS encoding amidohydrolase family protein yields MKRAPYALVLAAAAACAQGQARPAARPAAQSQPASTPRAPAPTPFPSTYRPFPSTPTLIRGGTVLTAAGQVIPNGQVLLVDGKIAAVGATVDAPAGVTVIDATNRFVTPGVIDTHSHLGVYPSPGVQAHSDGNEATSPNTAEVWAEHSVWPQDPGFVRALEGGVTTMQILPGSANLFGGRSVVLKNVPSRTVQGMKFPGAPYGLKMACGENPKRVYGNRGGPSTRMGEMAADRQAWIRAQQYRDKWERWDRDHSGTAPERDLELETLVGVMRGEILVHNHCYRADEMAQMIDMSHEFGYRIRSFHHGVEAYKVRDLLAADSIGASLWADWWGFKMEALDFTRANLPLVFEAGVRAIVHSDDPTGIQKLNQEAAKAIEAGREIGIDVSLNDAVRWITANPAWALGIDRWVGTLEPGKNADVVIWSGNPFSVYTRADQVFIDGALMYDRSNPRRQPRTDFEVGLFPAEAGR; encoded by the coding sequence ATGAAACGTGCGCCGTACGCGCTCGTGCTGGCGGCGGCCGCGGCGTGCGCGCAGGGGCAGGCCCGGCCGGCCGCGCGCCCCGCCGCGCAGAGCCAGCCCGCCTCCACCCCGCGCGCCCCCGCGCCCACGCCGTTCCCCAGCACGTACCGCCCCTTCCCCTCCACGCCCACGCTCATCCGCGGCGGCACCGTGCTGACCGCGGCGGGGCAGGTCATCCCCAACGGCCAGGTGCTGCTGGTGGACGGGAAGATCGCCGCCGTCGGGGCGACGGTCGACGCGCCCGCGGGCGTCACCGTGATCGACGCCACCAACCGCTTCGTCACCCCCGGCGTGATCGACACGCACTCGCACCTGGGCGTCTATCCGTCGCCCGGGGTGCAGGCGCACAGCGACGGGAACGAGGCCACCTCTCCCAACACCGCCGAGGTGTGGGCCGAGCACTCGGTGTGGCCGCAGGACCCCGGCTTCGTGCGCGCGCTGGAGGGCGGCGTCACGACGATGCAGATCCTCCCCGGGAGCGCCAACCTGTTCGGCGGGCGCAGCGTGGTGCTGAAGAACGTGCCCAGCCGCACCGTGCAGGGGATGAAGTTCCCCGGCGCGCCGTACGGGCTGAAGATGGCCTGCGGCGAGAACCCCAAGCGGGTGTACGGCAACCGAGGCGGCCCCAGCACCCGCATGGGCGAGATGGCCGCCGACCGGCAGGCGTGGATCCGCGCGCAGCAGTACCGCGACAAGTGGGAGCGGTGGGACCGCGACCACTCGGGGACCGCGCCCGAGCGCGACCTGGAGCTGGAGACGCTGGTGGGCGTGATGCGCGGCGAGATCCTGGTGCACAACCACTGCTACCGGGCCGACGAGATGGCGCAGATGATCGACATGTCGCACGAGTTCGGCTACCGCATCCGCTCCTTCCACCACGGCGTGGAAGCGTACAAGGTGCGCGACCTGCTGGCCGCCGACTCGATCGGCGCGTCGCTGTGGGCCGACTGGTGGGGGTTCAAGATGGAGGCGCTCGACTTCACCCGCGCCAACCTGCCGCTGGTGTTCGAGGCCGGCGTGCGCGCCATCGTGCACTCCGACGACCCCACGGGGATCCAGAAGCTGAACCAGGAGGCCGCGAAGGCCATCGAGGCGGGGCGGGAGATCGGGATCGACGTGTCGCTGAACGACGCCGTTCGCTGGATCACCGCCAACCCCGCGTGGGCGCTGGGGATCGACCGCTGGGTGGGCACGCTCGAGCCGGGGAAGAACGCCGACGTGGTGATCTGGTCGGGGAACCCCTTCTCCGTCTACACGCGGGCCGACCAGGTCTTCATCGACGGGGCGCTGATGTACGACCGCTCGAACCCGCGGCGCCAGCCGCGCACCGACTTCGAGGTGGGGCTCTTTCCGGCGGAGGCGGGACGATGA